The following are encoded together in the Xanthomonas sacchari genome:
- a CDS encoding chemotaxis protein CheA yields MSMDLQRFHATFFEESREGLDAMEAGLLSLEEGNRDPETINSVFRAAHSIKGGAATFGFEAMAGLTHVLETLLDELRAGKREVEAHAIDAILGSVDVLRALLREAEHGVPADPAAVKAVHDRLQHALNGGPAAQAAATPAANQPAEPEAWQIGFTPAPSLFMSGNDPLRIIRELEHLGPLQVACRTTRMPGFAELDPLEAYLAWDLGLVGKIPRSAIEDTFAWVIDDCELEIRPVPPPSLATAPAPVLTAPPTAATAAPAAAVAANAPAGNAAAAHEAESSIRVSVDKVDALINLVGELVITQAMLKQVSTGLDQAVAERLFAGLDLLERNTRDLQEAVIGVRMLPVDAVFRRFPRLVRDLSTRLGKQVRLRTIGEGTELDKGLIEKIADPLVHLVRNSIDHGLELPEARRAAGKDETGTITLAASHQGGHIVIEVSDDGAGLNRNRILAKAAERGIAVPDNPSDAQVWDLIFAPGFSTADAVTDLSGRGVGMDVVRRNIQGLGGEVQLESESGRGTRVLIRLPLTLAILDGMTVAVSGETLILPLAYVIEALQPKADDIRTMAGEGRVLRVRGEYLPILSLSDSYGFGRIEQSEEPLVVVVEADGQKLALEVDELIGQQQVVVKNIENNYRRISGISGATILGDGRVALIVDIGGLVRSLRVQQAA; encoded by the coding sequence ATGAGCATGGACCTGCAACGTTTCCACGCCACCTTCTTCGAGGAAAGCCGCGAAGGGCTGGATGCGATGGAAGCCGGATTGCTGTCGTTGGAAGAAGGCAATCGCGACCCCGAGACCATCAACTCGGTGTTCCGCGCCGCGCACTCGATCAAGGGCGGCGCCGCCACCTTCGGCTTCGAGGCGATGGCCGGCCTCACCCACGTGCTGGAGACGCTGCTCGACGAGCTGCGCGCCGGCAAGCGCGAAGTCGAAGCGCATGCGATCGACGCCATCCTCGGCTCGGTCGACGTGCTGCGCGCCCTGCTGCGCGAAGCCGAGCACGGCGTCCCGGCCGACCCGGCCGCGGTGAAGGCCGTGCACGACCGCCTGCAGCACGCGTTGAACGGCGGCCCGGCCGCACAGGCCGCGGCCACCCCGGCGGCGAACCAGCCGGCCGAGCCGGAAGCCTGGCAGATCGGCTTCACCCCGGCGCCGTCGCTGTTCATGAGCGGCAACGACCCGCTGCGCATCATCCGCGAACTCGAACACCTCGGCCCGCTGCAGGTCGCCTGCCGCACCACGCGCATGCCCGGCTTCGCCGAACTCGACCCGCTCGAGGCCTACCTGGCCTGGGACCTGGGCCTGGTCGGCAAGATTCCCCGCAGCGCCATCGAAGACACCTTCGCCTGGGTCATCGACGATTGCGAACTGGAGATCCGTCCGGTGCCGCCGCCGAGCCTGGCCACCGCGCCGGCACCGGTGCTGACCGCGCCGCCGACCGCCGCCACCGCGGCGCCGGCCGCGGCCGTGGCCGCCAACGCCCCGGCCGGCAACGCCGCCGCCGCGCACGAAGCGGAAAGCTCGATCCGCGTCAGCGTCGACAAGGTCGATGCGCTGATCAACCTGGTCGGCGAATTGGTCATCACCCAGGCCATGCTCAAGCAGGTCTCCACAGGCCTGGACCAGGCCGTGGCCGAGCGTCTGTTCGCCGGCCTGGACCTGCTCGAACGCAACACCCGCGACCTGCAGGAAGCGGTGATCGGCGTGCGCATGCTGCCGGTGGACGCGGTGTTCCGCCGCTTCCCGCGCCTGGTCCGCGACCTCTCCACCCGCCTCGGCAAGCAGGTGCGCCTGCGCACGATCGGCGAGGGCACCGAGCTGGACAAGGGCCTGATCGAGAAGATCGCCGATCCGCTGGTGCACCTGGTGCGCAACTCCATCGACCACGGCCTGGAACTGCCGGAGGCGCGCCGCGCCGCCGGCAAGGACGAGACCGGCACCATCACCCTGGCGGCCTCGCACCAGGGCGGACACATCGTCATCGAAGTCAGCGACGACGGCGCCGGCCTCAACCGCAACCGCATCCTGGCCAAGGCCGCCGAACGCGGCATCGCGGTGCCGGACAACCCGAGCGATGCGCAGGTCTGGGACCTGATCTTCGCCCCGGGCTTCTCCACCGCCGACGCGGTCACCGACCTGTCCGGTCGTGGCGTCGGCATGGACGTGGTCCGCCGCAACATCCAGGGCCTGGGCGGCGAAGTGCAGTTGGAAAGCGAATCCGGCCGCGGCACCCGCGTGCTGATCCGCCTGCCGCTGACCCTGGCGATCCTGGACGGCATGACCGTAGCGGTGTCGGGCGAAACCCTGATCCTGCCGCTGGCCTACGTCATCGAGGCGCTGCAGCCCAAGGCCGACGACATCCGCACCATGGCCGGCGAAGGCCGCGTGCTGCGGGTTCGTGGCGAGTACCTGCCGATCCTCTCGCTCAGCGACTCCTACGGCTTCGGCCGCATCGAGCAGAGCGAAGAACCGCTGGTGGTGGTGGTCGAGGCCGACGGACAGAAGCTGGCGCTGGAAGTGGACGAACTGATCGGCCAGCAGCAGGTGGTTGTCAAGAACATCGAGAACAACTACCGGCGCATCAGCGGCATCTCCGGTGCCACCATCCTCGGCGACGGCCGCGTCGCCCTGATCGTGGACATCGGCGGCCTGGTCCGCTCGCTGCGGGTGCAGCAGGCGGCTTGA
- a CDS encoding response regulator: protein MSARILVVDDSASMRQMVSFALTSAGFAVEEAEDGAVALGRAKGQRFNAVVTDVNMPNMDGITLIRELRQLPDYKFTPMLMLTTESAAEKKSEGKAAGATGWLVKPFNPEQLIATVQKVLG, encoded by the coding sequence ATGAGCGCACGTATCTTGGTTGTGGACGATTCGGCGTCGATGCGCCAGATGGTCTCCTTCGCCCTCACCTCGGCCGGCTTTGCCGTCGAAGAAGCCGAAGACGGCGCGGTCGCACTGGGCCGTGCCAAGGGCCAGCGCTTCAACGCGGTGGTCACCGACGTCAACATGCCGAACATGGACGGCATCACCCTGATCCGCGAACTGCGGCAGCTGCCGGACTACAAGTTCACCCCGATGCTGATGCTGACCACCGAGTCGGCGGCGGAAAAGAAATCCGAGGGCAAGGCAGCCGGCGCCACCGGCTGGCTGGTCAAGCCGTTCAATCCCGAACAGCTGATCGCCACCGTCCAGAAAGTCCTGGGCTGA
- a CDS encoding lipid asymmetry maintenance protein MlaB, giving the protein MSTVPLGEDLGIETSADLKQRLTAFLASDDVLRLDAGEVRRIHTASVQVLCAFVDARRKDGKRTEFEACNATFRDAARLLGVSESLGLPATPDNLKSVENAA; this is encoded by the coding sequence ATGAGCACAGTCCCCCTTGGCGAAGATCTCGGTATCGAGACCAGCGCCGACCTGAAACAACGCCTGACCGCGTTCCTTGCGTCGGACGACGTGCTGCGGCTGGACGCCGGCGAGGTCCGCCGCATCCATACCGCGTCGGTCCAGGTGCTGTGCGCATTCGTCGATGCCCGCCGCAAGGACGGCAAGCGCACCGAATTCGAGGCCTGCAACGCGACCTTCCGCGACGCGGCCCGCCTGCTAGGGGTCAGCGAATCGCTGGGCCTTCCTGCAACCCCTGACAATCTGAAATCTGTGGAGAACGCGGCATGA
- a CDS encoding chemotaxis protein CheW, producing MSTPGIIDDYLEGLLHDVIAEEQKAVPPSPAPVAVADVQAQTETPAPAPAAAGPTPEQIAAAVLAEADSDPALAGIMSQQALAPAPAGPTPEQIAAAVLAEADSDPALAGIMSQQALAPAPAGPTPEQIAAAVLAEADSDPALAGIMSQQALAPAPTGPTPEEIAAAVLAEADSDPALAGIMSQQALAPAPTGPTPEQIAAAVLAEADSDPALAGIMSQDAPAPVALTPAQQAERQADLDAVAAMERQRAAVPRDLAAEDDAAAARAVKRPPMAVPPERRAEANRAQAAGAKLPPNLQSFMAPSVPHGSAIAPDRLSERRTRWLRLRCGEQAYALELLKVQEVVLPVPLLALRGTPPAMLGIMNLRGQVVPVLDLGVHLGAAPIEMDMQTRVVVLEENGETLGLRVSAVEDVASLSDQQIEPPDNARICRISNHLFRGVARLAQQPMILLDAEQLLH from the coding sequence ATGAGCACTCCCGGCATCATCGACGATTATCTGGAAGGCCTGCTCCACGACGTGATCGCCGAGGAGCAGAAGGCCGTGCCGCCGAGCCCCGCGCCGGTCGCGGTCGCCGACGTGCAGGCGCAAACCGAGACGCCCGCGCCGGCCCCGGCCGCGGCCGGTCCGACGCCCGAGCAGATCGCGGCGGCGGTCCTGGCCGAAGCCGATTCGGACCCGGCCCTGGCCGGCATCATGTCGCAGCAAGCGCTGGCACCCGCGCCGGCCGGCCCGACGCCCGAACAGATCGCTGCCGCGGTCCTGGCCGAAGCCGATTCCGATCCGGCCCTGGCCGGCATCATGTCGCAGCAGGCGCTGGCACCCGCCCCGGCCGGCCCGACGCCCGAACAGATCGCTGCCGCGGTCCTGGCCGAAGCCGATTCCGACCCGGCCCTGGCCGGCATCATGTCGCAGCAGGCGCTCGCACCCGCCCCGACCGGCCCGACGCCCGAAGAAATCGCCGCCGCGGTCCTGGCCGAAGCCGATTCCGATCCCGCCCTGGCCGGCATCATGTCGCAGCAAGCGCTCGCACCCGCCCCGACCGGCCCGACGCCCGAACAGATCGCCGCCGCCGTCCTGGCCGAAGCCGATTCCGATCCGGCGCTGGCCGGCATCATGTCGCAGGACGCGCCCGCGCCTGTCGCGTTGACCCCGGCCCAGCAGGCCGAACGCCAGGCCGACCTGGACGCGGTCGCGGCGATGGAGCGGCAGCGTGCCGCCGTGCCGCGCGACCTGGCCGCCGAAGACGATGCCGCCGCCGCGCGCGCAGTCAAGCGCCCGCCGATGGCGGTGCCGCCGGAACGCCGCGCCGAGGCCAACCGCGCCCAGGCCGCCGGCGCCAAGCTGCCGCCGAACCTGCAGTCCTTCATGGCCCCGAGCGTGCCGCACGGCTCGGCCATCGCCCCCGACCGTCTGTCCGAGCGCCGCACCCGCTGGCTGCGCCTGCGCTGCGGCGAGCAGGCCTACGCGCTGGAGCTGCTGAAGGTGCAGGAAGTGGTGCTGCCGGTGCCGCTGCTGGCGCTGCGCGGCACCCCGCCGGCCATGCTCGGCATCATGAACCTGCGTGGCCAGGTGGTGCCGGTGCTCGACCTCGGCGTGCATCTGGGCGCGGCCCCGATCGAGATGGACATGCAGACCCGGGTGGTGGTGCTGGAAGAGAACGGCGAGACCCTCGGCCTGCGCGTGTCGGCCGTGGAAGACGTGGCCAGCCTCAGCGACCAGCAGATCGAGCCGCCGGACAACGCGCGCATCTGCCGCATTTCCAACCATCTGTTCCGCGGCGTGGCGCGGCTGGCGCAGCAGCCGATGATCCTGCTCGACGCCGAGCAACTGCTGCACTGA
- a CDS encoding ParA family protein: protein MRIWAIANQKGGVGKTTTTLALGRGLAMLGHRVLMLDLDPHASLTRAFDVPQEPQPPGVLDLFGTPPGELAALARDTAVERLSFVCGQTALATLERRSANQPGLGLALQQAMARHAGQHDYILLDCPPTLGLLMINALAAADRVIIPTQAEPLALHGLASMVRTVDMVERSRRRPLPASILPTLFDKRTRAGNETLRQMQDSYGERVWEDAIPVDTKICNVKALTVAGVPGDYPGRGLAAYRRALEWLVASDAAPMEQAA from the coding sequence ATGCGCATCTGGGCGATCGCCAACCAGAAAGGTGGCGTGGGCAAGACCACCACCACGCTGGCCCTGGGCCGTGGGCTGGCCATGCTCGGGCACCGCGTGCTGATGCTCGATCTCGATCCGCACGCCTCGCTGACCCGGGCCTTCGACGTGCCGCAGGAACCGCAGCCGCCGGGCGTGCTGGATCTGTTCGGGACGCCGCCGGGCGAACTCGCCGCGCTGGCCCGCGACACCGCGGTCGAGCGCCTGAGCTTCGTCTGCGGGCAGACCGCGCTGGCCACCCTGGAACGGCGCAGCGCCAACCAGCCCGGGCTGGGCCTGGCGCTGCAGCAGGCCATGGCCCGCCACGCCGGTCAGCACGACTACATCCTGCTCGACTGCCCGCCGACCCTGGGCCTGCTGATGATCAACGCGCTGGCCGCGGCCGACCGCGTGATCATCCCGACCCAGGCCGAGCCGCTGGCCCTGCACGGCCTGGCCAGCATGGTCCGCACCGTGGACATGGTCGAGCGCTCGCGCCGCCGCCCCCTGCCCGCCTCGATCCTGCCGACCCTGTTCGACAAGCGCACCCGCGCCGGCAACGAGACCCTGCGGCAGATGCAGGACAGCTACGGCGAGCGGGTCTGGGAAGACGCCATCCCGGTCGACACCAAGATCTGCAACGTCAAGGCGCTGACGGTGGCCGGCGTGCCCGGCGACTACCCCGGCCGCGGCCTGGCCGCCTACCGCCGCGCGCTGGAATGGCTGGTGGCCAGCGATGCGGCGCCGATGGAGCAAGCCGCATGA
- the motD gene encoding flagellar motor protein MotD, which produces MARKHSHDEHANHEAWAIPYADLMTLLLAFFVVMYALSTINEAKYRVMADAMSAAFGGTPTTLRPVQVGDHALQGQGGERPTPIKSSPALTLPDPNRLPSGTAQRGDDLRDAQQLRRAQRQLDSIADRLGAALAPLIQKKLITVRRAGLWIEVEINSDILFGSGSAALDQSARATLAELAQVLSGVPNGVRVEGYTDNTPIATAQFPSNWELSAARAASVVHLFADQGLQPSRLSMIGYGQFRPRASNDTPAGRNANRRVVLVILADSGDSSDPTPSAPDRLSAGAAPATPTPPAAAAPGSAGGPRAVPAIEGVN; this is translated from the coding sequence ATGGCCCGCAAGCACTCCCACGACGAGCACGCCAACCACGAGGCATGGGCCATCCCCTATGCCGACCTGATGACGTTGCTGCTCGCCTTCTTCGTGGTGATGTACGCGCTGTCCACGATCAACGAAGCCAAGTACCGGGTCATGGCCGATGCGATGAGCGCGGCGTTCGGCGGCACCCCGACGACCCTGCGTCCGGTGCAGGTCGGCGACCACGCACTGCAGGGCCAGGGCGGCGAGCGGCCGACCCCGATCAAGTCCAGCCCGGCGCTGACCCTGCCCGACCCCAATCGCCTGCCCTCCGGCACCGCGCAGCGCGGCGACGACCTGCGCGATGCGCAGCAGCTGCGCCGCGCGCAACGCCAGCTCGACAGCATCGCCGACCGCCTCGGCGCCGCGCTGGCGCCGCTGATCCAGAAGAAGCTGATCACCGTGCGCCGCGCCGGGCTGTGGATCGAAGTGGAGATCAACAGCGACATCCTGTTCGGCTCCGGCTCGGCCGCGCTCGACCAGAGCGCACGCGCCACCCTGGCGGAACTGGCGCAGGTGCTGTCCGGCGTGCCCAACGGGGTGCGCGTGGAGGGCTATACCGACAACACCCCGATCGCCACCGCGCAGTTCCCGTCGAACTGGGAACTGTCGGCGGCGCGCGCGGCCAGCGTGGTCCACCTGTTCGCCGACCAGGGCCTGCAACCCTCGCGGCTGTCGATGATCGGCTACGGCCAGTTCCGCCCGCGCGCCAGCAACGACACCCCGGCCGGCCGCAACGCCAACCGCCGCGTGGTGCTGGTGATCCTGGCCGATTCCGGCGACAGCAGCGATCCGACGCCGTCGGCCCCCGACCGTCTCAGCGCCGGCGCCGCGCCGGCCACCCCGACACCCCCCGCCGCGGCGGCCCCCGGCAGCGCCGGCGGGCCCCGCGCAGTACCTGCCATTGAAGGAGTCAACTGA
- a CDS encoding flagellar motor protein — MDKLSLIGLLLAILSLIGGSILKGAGISALWSPAAFVIVIVGTVAAILVHTPPSVFRRAFQIAKWILWPPPSDRQALLKQIVEWSNIARRQGLLGLENQVPQQQDPFVRKGLQMLVDGVEPEAIRHMLEIDLEGQEHCDLAAAKVFEGMGIYAPTLGIIGAVLGLIAVMKNLADPSKLGHGIAAAFTATIYGIASANLLFLPMAAKLKSVIKHSCGEREMIIEGLIAIAQGENPRNIESKLAGFLH, encoded by the coding sequence ATGGACAAGCTCAGTCTCATCGGCCTGCTGTTGGCGATTCTGTCGCTCATCGGCGGCAGCATCCTCAAGGGCGCCGGCATTTCGGCGCTGTGGTCGCCGGCTGCGTTCGTGATCGTGATCGTCGGCACCGTCGCCGCGATCCTGGTGCATACCCCGCCGTCGGTGTTCCGCCGTGCCTTCCAGATCGCCAAGTGGATCCTGTGGCCGCCGCCGAGCGATCGCCAGGCGCTGCTCAAGCAGATCGTGGAATGGAGCAACATCGCGCGCCGCCAGGGCCTGCTCGGCCTGGAGAACCAGGTGCCGCAGCAGCAGGACCCGTTCGTGCGCAAGGGCCTGCAGATGCTGGTGGACGGCGTGGAGCCGGAAGCCATCCGGCACATGCTGGAGATCGACCTGGAAGGCCAGGAACATTGCGACCTGGCCGCGGCCAAGGTGTTCGAGGGCATGGGCATCTACGCCCCGACCCTGGGCATCATCGGCGCGGTGCTGGGGCTGATCGCGGTGATGAAGAATCTGGCCGACCCGAGCAAGCTCGGCCATGGCATCGCCGCCGCGTTCACCGCCACCATCTACGGCATCGCCTCGGCCAACCTGCTGTTCCTGCCGATGGCCGCCAAGCTCAAGAGCGTGATCAAGCACAGCTGCGGCGAGCGCGAAATGATCATCGAAGGGTTGATCGCCATCGCCCAGGGCGAGAACCCGCGCAACATCGAATCGAAACTGGCCGGTTTCTTGCATTGA